From the Marispirochaeta aestuarii genome, one window contains:
- a CDS encoding iron-sulfur binding hydrogenase, with amino-acid sequence MKITDLHDQLGYRTINLPDPDTRITDGYTSDLLSDVIANAPDGGVLITIQAHKNTIAVCGLAGLRAVVLCNDREPDEGMREAARSDGVAVFVTPKNQFRVSAEISKLL; translated from the coding sequence ATGAAGATTACCGATTTACATGATCAATTGGGCTACAGAACGATTAATCTGCCCGATCCAGATACACGGATCACCGACGGATATACCTCTGACCTGCTCAGCGACGTTATTGCCAACGCCCCCGATGGCGGCGTGCTTATCACTATCCAGGCTCATAAAAACACCATAGCCGTCTGCGGCCTCGCGGGCCTCCGGGCGGTGGTTCTCTGCAATGACAGGGAACCCGACGAAGGTATGCGTGAAGCTGCCCGGAGCGATGGAGTGGCCGTTTTTGTTACCCCGAAAAATCAGTTCAGGGTAAGTGCGGAGATCTCCAAATTACTCTAG
- a CDS encoding PHP domain-containing protein: MTANTSRGTDPATAADLHIHSCLSPCGSLEMSPQRIIREAREKDLSLISLSDHNACANCAPLIRLGEDAGIQVIPGMEVTTVEEAHVLCYFPGIDAAEDFADFIYDHLPEVFNNPAKMGDQVIVDEFGTITGEIDKYLGVATDLSVDRLFEEASSRGALVVPSHIDRPYAGLIAQLGFIPDIPFHAVEVAFARNLILAEGFSVLASSDAHIPELLGAKRSLFPGDEAPDFSLLKRALKNRRVITVYDDT; encoded by the coding sequence ATGACGGCAAATACGAGCCGGGGGACTGATCCGGCGACGGCAGCGGATCTGCACATTCACAGCTGTCTTTCTCCCTGCGGTTCTTTGGAGATGTCTCCCCAAAGGATTATCCGTGAGGCCCGGGAAAAGGATCTTTCCCTTATCAGCCTTTCAGACCATAACGCCTGCGCCAACTGCGCCCCCCTTATTCGTCTCGGGGAGGACGCGGGTATCCAGGTTATCCCCGGTATGGAAGTCACCACCGTAGAGGAAGCCCATGTCCTCTGTTATTTTCCCGGCATCGATGCCGCGGAAGATTTCGCCGATTTTATCTATGATCATCTGCCGGAGGTTTTCAACAACCCGGCAAAAATGGGAGACCAGGTAATTGTTGACGAGTTTGGCACGATTACCGGAGAAATCGACAAGTATCTTGGGGTCGCCACCGATCTTTCAGTGGATCGTCTCTTTGAAGAGGCCTCTTCACGGGGCGCCCTGGTCGTCCCCTCGCATATCGATCGTCCCTATGCGGGATTGATCGCTCAGCTGGGCTTTATTCCGGATATCCCTTTTCACGCAGTGGAAGTCGCTTTTGCGCGGAATCTTATTCTGGCGGAAGGTTTTTCCGTTCTTGCATCCTCGGATGCCCATATCCCTGAGCTCCTGGGCGCCAAACGGAGTCTCTTTCCCGGCGATGAAGCTCCGGATTTTTCCCTTCTGAAAAGGGCATTAAAAAACCGCCGGGTCATCACTGTGTATGATGATACCTGA